A genomic region of Magnolia sinica isolate HGM2019 chromosome 6, MsV1, whole genome shotgun sequence contains the following coding sequences:
- the LOC131248774 gene encoding uncharacterized protein LOC131248774, which produces MDKSWMQKSRVSLEYVKGMKEFIEFAFNNAASEGKILCPCVKCANLFWRAHKEVVDHLVCEGIMPNYTRWVFHGEASSSSTSGPATSTHDDIPPRDDMHGLLHDVFGISGVDDMPTELPSQEPIQEEPNPEAERFFRLLQDAEQALYPGCKKFMKLSFVVRMYQLKCLNGWSNKSFTMLLELLKEALPEGETLPSSFYETKKIIKELGLSYNKIDACPNDC; this is translated from the exons atggataagagttggatgcaaaAGTCAAG GGTGAGCTTGGAATATGTTAAGGGCATGAAGGAATTCattgagtttgcattcaacaatgctGCTAGCGAGGGGAAGATCTTATGTCCATGTGTAAAGTGCGCCAACCTCTTTTGGCGTGCTCATAAAGAAGTGGTAGATCATCTTGTGTGTGAGGGAATTATGCCGAATTACACCCGTTGGGTGTTCCATGGGGAGGCATCTTCTTCATCGACTTCCGGCCCTGCAACTAGTACACATGATGATATTCCTCCACGTGATGACATGCATGGATTGTTGCATGATGTGTTTGGAATATCAGGTGTGGATGACATGCCAACTGAGTTGCCATCACAGGAGCCAATACAAGAGGAACCGAATCCTGAAGCTGAAAGATTCTTCAGGTTGTTGCAAGACGCCGAACAAGCCTTGTACCCGGGATGTAAGAAGTTCATGAAACTCTCTTTTGTTGTTCGAATGTATCAACTTAAGTGCTTAAATGGATGGAGCAACAAGTCATTTACCATGTTGCTtgaattgttgaaagaagcacTCCCCGAGGGTGAGACGTTGCCGAGTTCCTTTTATGAGACCAAGAAGATTATTAAAGAACTGGGCCTCAGTTATAACAAGATCGATGCATGCCCCAATGATTGCTAG